A single genomic interval of Shewanella psychropiezotolerans harbors:
- a CDS encoding DUF1338 domain-containing protein, whose product MHTDINKLFENLWNDYIEMTPSAEPVRQLLSRGETIINDHIALRTFNIEKVNLKVLAAHFESLGYVDSGDYHFEAKNLKAKHFEHPDATQPKVFISELLVEEFSPELQNTIKHLVEQIDVAATKADDFLYSGRHWQLDSKTYEALLAESEYAAWVAAFGYRANHFTISINHLPGYTNILDVNETLKKGDFVLNSAGGEVKGSAEVLLEQSSTMADRISVSFTDAEKEIPSCFYEFALRYPKGDGSLYTGFVAASADKIFESTNVS is encoded by the coding sequence ATGCACACTGATATTAACAAGCTATTTGAAAACCTTTGGAATGACTATATTGAGATGACGCCGTCGGCAGAGCCTGTACGTCAACTGCTTTCTCGAGGTGAGACCATTATCAACGATCATATTGCCCTACGTACCTTTAATATTGAGAAGGTGAACTTAAAGGTATTGGCGGCTCACTTCGAATCTTTGGGTTATGTCGACTCGGGTGATTATCATTTCGAGGCTAAAAATCTGAAAGCTAAGCATTTTGAACATCCGGATGCGACGCAGCCTAAGGTGTTTATCTCTGAATTATTAGTCGAAGAATTTAGCCCTGAACTACAAAATACCATTAAACATCTTGTTGAGCAGATTGATGTGGCAGCGACTAAGGCCGATGACTTCCTCTATTCAGGACGTCACTGGCAGCTGGACTCCAAGACCTATGAGGCTTTACTTGCCGAGAGTGAGTATGCTGCCTGGGTTGCTGCTTTTGGTTATAGAGCCAACCATTTCACGATATCGATCAACCACTTGCCTGGGTACACCAACATCTTAGATGTGAATGAGACCCTTAAGAAGGGGGATTTTGTGTTAAATTCAGCTGGCGGTGAAGTGAAAGGCTCTGCCGAGGTACTACTGGAGCAATCTTCGACTATGGCTGACCGTATTTCTGTTAGCTTTACAGATGCTGAGAAAGAGATCCCAAGCTGTTTTTATGAATTTGCACTGCGTTACCCTAAAGGTGATGGAAGTCTTTATACAGGCTTTGTGGCTGCTTCTGCGGATAAGATTTTCGAGAGTACTAACGTAAGCTAG
- a CDS encoding aspartate aminotransferase family protein: MSVNNTLTRAQFDEVMVPNYAPSAVIPVRGAGSRVWDQEGKEFIDFAGGIAVNCLGHCHPALVGALKEQGEKIWHLSNVMTNEPALELATKLVNATFADRVYFANSGAEANEAALKLVRRYAMDKFGAKKDQIIAFDKAFHGRTFFTVSVGGQAAYSDGFGPKPQGITHVPFNDIAALEAVISDKTCAIMMEPLQGEGGIVDADPEFLTAVRALCDKHNALLVFDEVQTGVGRLGELYAYMRGDVVPDILTTAKALGGGFPIAAMLTTKEIAAHLKIGTHGSTYGGNPLACAVANAVLDVVNTPEVLQGVKVREQLLRDGLKKINDKYDVFTEVRGQGLLLGAVLNDKYQGRAKEFLVAGTDEGLMSLIAGANVIRFTPSLVIPEADIAEGLARFERAVAKVVAG, translated from the coding sequence ATGAGCGTCAACAACACACTGACAAGAGCCCAATTTGATGAAGTAATGGTGCCTAATTATGCGCCCTCGGCAGTTATTCCTGTCCGCGGTGCAGGCAGCCGAGTCTGGGATCAAGAAGGTAAAGAGTTCATCGATTTTGCAGGCGGTATTGCCGTTAACTGTTTAGGCCACTGTCATCCTGCCCTTGTTGGTGCATTGAAAGAGCAAGGTGAAAAAATTTGGCATCTATCTAATGTCATGACTAACGAGCCGGCACTCGAACTCGCGACTAAGTTAGTCAATGCGACATTTGCCGATCGTGTATATTTCGCAAACTCAGGTGCAGAAGCAAACGAAGCTGCTTTAAAACTTGTTCGTCGTTATGCCATGGATAAGTTTGGTGCTAAGAAAGATCAGATCATCGCCTTCGACAAGGCATTCCACGGTCGTACTTTCTTCACCGTAAGTGTCGGTGGTCAGGCTGCGTATTCAGATGGCTTCGGTCCTAAGCCCCAGGGCATTACTCACGTACCATTCAATGACATTGCTGCTCTTGAAGCGGTTATCTCAGATAAGACCTGTGCCATCATGATGGAGCCTCTTCAAGGAGAGGGCGGGATCGTAGATGCCGATCCTGAATTCCTAACAGCCGTACGTGCTCTTTGTGATAAGCACAATGCACTGCTGGTATTCGATGAAGTACAAACGGGTGTTGGCCGTTTAGGTGAGCTATACGCATACATGCGTGGTGACGTGGTACCAGATATTCTGACTACGGCTAAAGCTTTAGGTGGTGGATTCCCTATCGCTGCTATGCTGACCACTAAAGAGATTGCCGCTCATCTTAAGATAGGTACTCATGGTTCTACCTATGGTGGTAATCCACTGGCTTGTGCTGTCGCTAATGCGGTTTTGGATGTAGTTAATACTCCGGAAGTATTGCAAGGCGTTAAGGTTCGTGAGCAGTTACTGCGTGATGGACTAAAGAAGATAAACGACAAGTATGATGTGTTCACAGAAGTTCGTGGTCAAGGTCTACTACTTGGTGCAGTACTCAATGATAAATACCAGGGACGTGCTAAAGAGTTCTTGGTTGCCGGTACTGACGAAGGCCTGATGAGCCTTATTGCTGGTGCAAATGTTATTCGCTTCACTCCGTCATTAGTCATTCCAGAGGCCGATATCGCCGAAGGTCTTGCGCGTTTTGAACGTGCAGTAGCTAAAGTAGTTGCAGGCTAA
- the astA gene encoding arginine N-succinyltransferase, translating into MLIIRPIRSSDYKALYQIAEESGHGFTSLPVNEELLRSKIARVEASFQKQVDKPFDEGYLMVLEDTESGEVVGTCGLEAAVGMEDAFYHYRLGTEVYHSEQIDVRNEVETLTLCHDYTGAAELCTLFLRDTYRKNNNGRMLSRSRFLFLAQHAERFGDTVIAEMRGESDEAGNSPFYDWLQKHFLGIDFVEADYLSGLGQKAFMAEMMPKNAVYVCLLPEEAQKVIGEVHANTRPALNLLQAEGFRCRGYVDIFDGGPTVECNLSDIRSVRESRLLTITIGDAPESDFSFIISNTQLANYRATSAKLLLTEDSDVVTVSPELAAGLLLSEGEQIRVLAM; encoded by the coding sequence ATGTTAATCATACGTCCTATCCGATCTAGCGACTATAAAGCGCTTTATCAAATAGCCGAAGAATCTGGTCATGGTTTTACTTCCTTGCCGGTTAACGAAGAGCTACTCAGGAGCAAGATTGCTCGTGTAGAGGCTTCGTTTCAAAAGCAGGTCGATAAACCTTTCGATGAAGGTTACCTGATGGTACTCGAAGATACTGAGTCTGGCGAAGTCGTCGGCACTTGTGGTCTCGAGGCTGCTGTGGGCATGGAAGATGCGTTTTACCACTATCGTTTAGGCACTGAGGTTTATCACTCCGAGCAGATCGACGTGAGAAATGAGGTGGAAACCTTGACCTTATGCCACGACTATACTGGTGCTGCCGAGCTATGTACCTTGTTCCTGCGTGATACCTATCGTAAAAATAACAACGGTAGAATGTTATCCCGTAGCCGTTTCCTATTCTTAGCGCAGCATGCAGAGCGCTTCGGCGATACTGTGATCGCCGAAATGCGCGGAGAAAGTGATGAAGCAGGGAACTCTCCCTTCTATGATTGGCTGCAGAAGCACTTCTTAGGCATAGATTTTGTCGAGGCCGATTACCTTTCGGGCTTGGGGCAGAAAGCCTTTATGGCTGAGATGATGCCTAAAAATGCCGTGTATGTGTGCTTGCTACCCGAAGAAGCGCAGAAAGTGATCGGTGAGGTTCATGCCAACACTCGTCCGGCGCTAAATCTGCTTCAGGCTGAAGGTTTCAGATGTCGTGGTTATGTCGATATTTTTGACGGCGGACCTACGGTCGAGTGCAACTTGTCTGATATTCGTTCGGTAAGAGAAAGCCGCTTACTGACGATCACGATTGGCGATGCTCCAGAATCTGATTTCAGTTTTATCATATCAAATACTCAATTAGCGAATTACCGCGCCACCTCGGCTAAACTTCTGCTCACAGAAGATAGTGATGTGGTTACTGTGTCACCCGAACTTGCAGCAGGATTATTGCTGTCAGAGGGTGAGCAGATCCGTGTCTTGGCTATGTAG
- a CDS encoding response regulator transcription factor: MKLLLVEDNALLVEELEKQLKLAGYVTDVTDKAAEADYLLKETNYDCVILDIGLPDGNGLELLERWRNQGINTPVIMLTARSQWHEKVEGFNAGADDYLGKPFHTQELLARIHALIQRAHGKASLPTKELSFSGVVLDENQQSVTVEGKNFELTAMEFRLLKIFLMSPKKLLSKSQLTDKLYQFDDEKESNVVEVYVTHLRKKLGKTAIETRRGQGYIFHGIRE, translated from the coding sequence ATGAAACTACTGCTCGTTGAAGATAATGCACTACTCGTAGAAGAACTTGAAAAACAACTGAAACTCGCCGGATACGTCACCGACGTGACAGACAAAGCTGCTGAAGCGGATTATCTCTTAAAAGAAACCAATTACGATTGCGTGATATTAGATATTGGTCTACCCGACGGTAATGGCCTGGAACTCCTGGAACGCTGGCGTAATCAAGGGATTAATACTCCGGTGATTATGCTCACGGCTCGCAGCCAATGGCATGAGAAGGTCGAAGGATTCAACGCCGGAGCCGATGACTATCTGGGTAAACCTTTCCATACTCAAGAGTTACTCGCACGGATACATGCTCTCATACAGCGGGCTCATGGAAAAGCGAGCTTACCCACAAAAGAATTAAGCTTTTCCGGCGTCGTTCTCGATGAGAATCAACAATCTGTTACAGTCGAAGGTAAAAATTTCGAGCTAACTGCGATGGAGTTTAGGTTACTAAAAATCTTCTTAATGTCACCTAAGAAACTACTATCTAAATCCCAGCTCACCGATAAGCTCTATCAATTCGATGACGAAAAAGAGAGTAATGTAGTCGAAGTCTATGTTACTCATCTGCGTAAAAAACTAGGTAAAACCGCTATTGAGACTCGTCGTGGACAAGGTTATATCTTCCACGGCATAAGAGAGTGA
- a CDS encoding PepSY domain-containing protein yields MTRALFIILFALATYTPVLAHGSTLVELEHYQAKHLVSAGKILSLDVTLSKIKYFCYGKLIDAHLYQEQGKWRYDLQIKAQRGQIIDLSLDASTGQPNPTKSLPSGCRAFEN; encoded by the coding sequence ATGACAAGGGCACTGTTCATCATCCTGTTCGCTCTTGCGACCTATACGCCAGTATTAGCCCATGGCTCGACCTTAGTCGAACTTGAGCATTATCAGGCAAAACACTTAGTTAGTGCAGGTAAAATCCTGTCATTGGATGTTACCCTCTCCAAGATAAAATACTTCTGCTACGGTAAGCTCATCGACGCCCATCTCTATCAGGAACAAGGAAAATGGCGTTATGATTTGCAAATTAAAGCCCAACGTGGCCAAATTATAGATCTGAGTCTGGATGCAAGCACTGGACAGCCCAATCCTACTAAATCATTACCATCTGGCTGCAGAGCTTTTGAAAACTAG
- the crp gene encoding cAMP-activated global transcriptional regulator CRP, whose translation MALIGKPKPDPTLEWFLSHCHIHKYPAKSTLIHAGEESDTLYYIVKGSVAVLIKDEEGKEMILSYLNQGDFIGELGLFEDQAERTAWVRAKQPCEIAEISYKKFKQLIQVNPEILMKLSSQMAFRLHSTSQKVGDLAFLDVAGRIAQTLLHLAKQPDAMTHPDGMQIKITRQEIGQIVGCSRETVGRILKMLEEQSLIQAHGKTIVVYGTR comes from the coding sequence CTTTGGAATGGTTTTTATCACACTGTCACATTCATAAGTATCCAGCCAAAAGCACTTTGATCCACGCTGGTGAAGAATCAGACACCCTTTACTATATAGTTAAAGGCTCCGTAGCCGTTTTAATTAAAGATGAAGAAGGTAAAGAGATGATCCTCTCTTACCTGAATCAAGGTGACTTCATCGGTGAACTTGGTTTATTTGAAGATCAAGCCGAGCGTACCGCTTGGGTTCGCGCTAAACAGCCATGTGAAATCGCTGAGATCTCTTACAAGAAGTTTAAGCAACTGATTCAGGTTAATCCTGAAATCCTGATGAAGCTTTCTTCACAGATGGCATTCCGTCTGCACAGCACCAGTCAAAAAGTGGGCGACCTAGCTTTCTTGGATGTTGCTGGAAGAATTGCCCAAACTTTACTCCATCTGGCCAAGCAGCCGGATGCCATGACTCATCCCGATGGCATGCAGATCAAGATCACTCGCCAAGAGATAGGTCAGATCGTGGGTTGTTCTCGTGAGACTGTGGGTCGAATCTTAAAAATGCTCGAAGAGCAAAGCCTGATCCAGGCTCACGGTAAAACTATCGTAGTTTACGGTACCCGCTAA